The Caldibacillus debilis DSM 16016 genome includes a window with the following:
- the flgM gene encoding flagellar biosynthesis anti-sigma factor FlgM, which yields MKIDPFGPTGIHPYKQPYPRALSANHKKTKDRLEISSEAIKLQQHSSVIADRKKKVSEIRSQIESGTYKIDEKELAKAIFRYYFGDR from the coding sequence ATGAAAATCGATCCATTCGGTCCGACCGGAATTCACCCTTACAAACAGCCTTATCCCAGGGCCTTATCGGCCAATCATAAAAAAACGAAGGACCGGCTGGAAATCTCCAGCGAAGCGATAAAGCTGCAGCAACACTCCTCGGTGATCGCCGACCGGAAAAAGAAGGTTTCCGAAATCAGGAGCCAAATCGAGAGCGGGACGTACAAGATCGATGAAAAGGAACTGGCCAAGGCGATCTTTCGTTATTATTTCGGCGATCGCTGA
- a CDS encoding LCP family protein produces MVEETRALRGNRRTGRRKKKKSKWRWLGYALTALLILVVAYGIYLSTLAANVTNKAHKQLERGEKSEKRVEAVYPGKDNFSVLFIGVDERKGEKQSRSDVLILATFNKDDKTIKMVHIPRDSRVYIPGYYETKINHAHFWGGVDLAVETVEELFDVPVDYYVKLNFEAFMDIVDAIGGITVDVEKTFSEMDSKDRKNRITIHAGRQTLNGEEALAYVRMRKQDPLGDIGRGQRQQQVIKAIIEKSASISSITKYDDILNSLGDNLTTNFTFQNLVALHKYAGSLRSIETLKLEGKDLYLDNIYYYDLDEESVAEISRELKEHLGIADEDQLVQY; encoded by the coding sequence ATGGTCGAGGAAACCCGTGCATTGAGAGGAAATCGCAGAACCGGAAGAAGGAAGAAGAAAAAAAGCAAGTGGCGCTGGCTTGGCTATGCCCTGACAGCCTTGTTGATCCTCGTCGTGGCTTACGGCATCTACCTGTCCACCCTCGCCGCGAACGTAACGAACAAAGCCCATAAGCAGCTGGAACGGGGCGAGAAATCGGAAAAGCGGGTGGAAGCCGTCTACCCCGGAAAGGACAATTTCTCCGTCCTGTTCATCGGGGTGGATGAACGGAAAGGGGAAAAACAAAGCCGCTCCGATGTTTTGATATTGGCCACCTTCAACAAGGACGACAAAACGATCAAGATGGTCCATATCCCAAGGGATTCCAGGGTATATATTCCAGGCTATTACGAAACGAAGATCAATCACGCCCATTTCTGGGGCGGCGTGGATTTGGCCGTTGAAACGGTCGAGGAACTGTTCGACGTGCCGGTGGATTATTACGTCAAATTGAATTTTGAAGCCTTCATGGATATCGTCGATGCCATCGGCGGCATTACCGTTGATGTGGAAAAAACCTTCTCGGAAATGGACAGCAAAGACCGGAAAAATCGCATTACAATCCATGCCGGCCGGCAAACCTTGAACGGCGAGGAGGCCCTCGCCTATGTCAGGATGCGGAAGCAAGATCCCCTGGGCGACATCGGCAGGGGGCAAAGACAGCAGCAAGTCATAAAAGCGATCATCGAAAAAAGCGCCTCGATCTCTTCCATCACGAAATACGATGACATTTTGAACAGCTTGGGCGATAACTTGACCACGAACTTTACGTTCCAAAACCTTGTGGCCCTTCATAAATATGCCGGGTCCTTACGGTCGATCGAAACGTTGAAGCTGGAAGGAAAAGACCTGTATCTCGACAATATTTATTACTACGACCTCGATGAGGAGTCCGTCGCCGAGATCTCCCGGGAGCTGAAAGAACATCTCGGCATCGCCGACGAAGACCAATTGGTGCAGTATTAA
- the flgK gene encoding flagellar hook-associated protein FlgK, protein MIPTFHGLETAKRGISTQQSALFTVAHNIANANTVGYSRQRVSFTPTNPYPGTGLNRPEIPGQIGTGVTAGKIERIRDAFLDRQYRLESNKLGYYATLADSLGKIEEIMNEPSESGLHSVMEKFWKALQDLANHTENTGAREVVASTGEMLAETINYYYNSLVRMKNEIGNQISVKTKEINTLLSQIDQLNKQIASIEPSGQLPNDLYDRRDLLVDQLSSLVNIKVKTVVPKNYGKADPSAVGVYQIELVKNDGSSYAPPVYLIHADPASGRTAVNEVKVLDENGQSESLSGSVQTVMVGEQSLPDFSFLGELGALIESFGYQDSGQVKGIYPEMIQKLHNFTLAFANEFNAVHQAGYSLGGTAPSGLDFFVFDSANPAGTIRVSQTILDDTGKIAAGLNSGDSGDNGNAALLAAIKSKNFSDYITKAQLPPNMNGTIDSYYAGIIGKLGVDAQNAIKDRDNVQVLVDSVDYNRKSISSVSLDEEMTNMITFQHAYNASARIITVIDEMIDKIINGMGIVGR, encoded by the coding sequence ATGATTCCCACATTCCACGGTTTAGAGACGGCAAAAAGGGGAATTTCGACCCAGCAATCCGCTTTATTTACCGTCGCCCATAATATCGCCAATGCCAATACCGTCGGTTATTCGAGGCAGCGGGTAAGTTTCACCCCGACGAATCCTTATCCGGGAACCGGGCTCAACCGGCCGGAGATCCCCGGGCAAATCGGGACGGGGGTAACGGCGGGAAAAATCGAAAGGATCCGCGACGCCTTCCTCGATCGCCAATACCGCCTGGAATCCAATAAACTCGGCTATTACGCCACGCTGGCGGATTCTTTGGGAAAAATTGAGGAGATCATGAACGAGCCGTCGGAAAGCGGCCTCCATTCGGTGATGGAGAAGTTCTGGAAGGCCCTGCAGGATTTGGCGAACCATACGGAGAACACCGGCGCCCGCGAAGTCGTTGCCTCCACCGGGGAGATGCTCGCGGAAACGATCAACTACTATTACAATTCTTTGGTCCGGATGAAAAATGAAATCGGAAATCAAATCTCCGTCAAAACGAAGGAAATCAATACCCTCCTTTCCCAAATCGATCAGCTGAACAAACAGATCGCAAGCATCGAGCCGAGCGGCCAGTTGCCCAACGATCTGTATGACCGCCGGGATTTGCTCGTTGACCAGCTTTCTTCCTTGGTCAACATCAAAGTGAAGACCGTCGTTCCGAAAAATTACGGAAAGGCCGATCCTTCGGCGGTCGGGGTCTATCAAATCGAACTCGTCAAAAACGACGGTTCTTCCTACGCGCCGCCGGTTTATCTCATCCACGCCGACCCGGCTTCCGGCAGGACCGCCGTCAATGAGGTCAAGGTGCTGGATGAAAACGGGCAGTCCGAATCCCTGTCGGGAAGCGTGCAGACGGTCATGGTCGGGGAGCAAAGTTTGCCGGATTTCTCCTTCCTTGGGGAATTGGGGGCCTTGATCGAGAGCTTCGGCTATCAGGACAGCGGCCAAGTGAAAGGGATTTATCCGGAAATGATTCAAAAACTGCACAATTTCACTTTGGCCTTCGCCAATGAATTCAATGCCGTCCATCAGGCCGGATACAGCTTGGGAGGAACCGCCCCGTCCGGTCTGGACTTCTTTGTATTCGACAGCGCCAATCCGGCGGGAACGATCCGGGTCAGCCAAACGATCTTGGATGATACGGGCAAAATCGCCGCCGGGCTGAATTCCGGCGATTCCGGGGACAACGGGAACGCCGCCCTCCTTGCGGCCATCAAATCGAAGAACTTTAGCGATTATATTACGAAGGCCCAACTGCCTCCCAACATGAATGGAACCATCGATTCCTATTATGCCGGCATCATCGGCAAATTGGGCGTCGATGCCCAAAACGCCATAAAAGACCGGGACAACGTCCAGGTCTTGGTCGATTCGGTCGATTACAACCGGAAATCGATCAGCTCCGTTTCCCTGGATGAGGAAATGACGAACATGATCACGTTCCAGCATGCCTATAACGCTTCGGCAAGGATCATCACGGTCATTGACGAAATGATCGATAAAATCATCAACGGCATGGGCATCGTGGGACGCTGA
- a CDS encoding DEAD/DEAH box helicase: protein MVLRFCLEDGFLRPELLSKTKGETAFFRIDDLREIPVRERDASFPFDRSLQLHLAGKKLLLEEIPFPLALVHSHAERGYIAYGKGVERRSGGYFCHRCHNENPRLFHVFPCARCRRECAYCRRCLMTGRISQCTPLLEWRGPEPAVPCRVQSAWQGELQPAQREAAGRIVRAIEKREALIVWAVCGAGKTEMLFPGIGRALKEGMRVAIATPRTDVVFELVPRLKRAFPTVPVAALYGGSQERFRFAPLSVSTTHQLLRFYKAFDVLIIDEVDAFPFSCDEMLQTAANRAKKDTGAQIFLTATPSEKWKRECLRGLRNCVILPARFHRRPLPVPRFVWCGNWRKAIRKGQLPAKVADWVRERVRRGKRCLVFFPDVERMEQALPLFLSFCPGALSVHANDPQRKEKVEKMRKKEVLVLLTTTILERGVTFPDIDVAVVGAEDDIFTESALVQISGRVGRHPDYPDGDVVFFHYGKTRAMIEAKKHIMWMNREAEKRKLLSRY from the coding sequence ATGGTCTTGCGCTTTTGCCTGGAGGACGGATTTCTCCGTCCGGAGCTCCTGTCGAAAACGAAAGGGGAAACCGCTTTTTTCCGCATCGACGATTTGCGGGAGATCCCCGTGCGGGAGCGGGATGCTTCCTTTCCCTTTGACCGTTCCCTGCAGCTCCACCTGGCGGGGAAGAAACTGCTTCTCGAAGAGATTCCCTTTCCGTTGGCGCTCGTCCATTCCCATGCCGAAAGGGGCTATATCGCTTATGGAAAAGGGGTGGAAAGGCGGAGCGGAGGTTATTTTTGCCACCGGTGCCACAATGAAAATCCGCGCCTTTTCCACGTCTTCCCCTGCGCCCGCTGCCGAAGGGAATGCGCCTATTGCCGGCGATGCCTGATGACGGGCAGGATCAGCCAATGCACTCCCCTTCTCGAATGGCGGGGGCCTGAACCTGCCGTTCCGTGCCGGGTGCAGTCCGCCTGGCAGGGGGAATTACAGCCGGCCCAACGGGAAGCGGCCGGCCGGATTGTCCGGGCCATCGAGAAAAGGGAAGCGCTGATCGTTTGGGCGGTATGCGGGGCGGGAAAGACGGAGATGCTTTTTCCCGGCATCGGCCGGGCTTTGAAGGAAGGGATGCGGGTGGCGATTGCCACCCCGAGGACGGATGTGGTCTTTGAATTGGTCCCCCGTTTGAAACGGGCCTTTCCAACCGTTCCGGTCGCCGCCTTGTACGGCGGCAGCCAGGAACGGTTCCGCTTCGCCCCGCTCTCCGTTTCCACCACCCATCAGCTGCTCCGTTTTTACAAAGCCTTCGACGTGCTCATCATCGACGAAGTGGACGCCTTCCCCTTCTCCTGCGATGAAATGCTGCAAACCGCGGCGAACCGGGCAAAAAAGGACACGGGGGCGCAAATTTTTTTGACGGCGACCCCGAGCGAAAAATGGAAAAGGGAATGCCTCCGGGGATTGAGAAATTGTGTGATCTTGCCCGCCCGTTTTCACCGCCGTCCCCTTCCCGTTCCCCGTTTTGTTTGGTGCGGAAACTGGCGGAAGGCCATTCGGAAAGGGCAGCTCCCGGCCAAAGTGGCCGATTGGGTGAGGGAACGGGTGCGGCGCGGCAAACGATGCCTCGTCTTTTTTCCCGATGTCGAGCGGATGGAGCAGGCGCTCCCGCTGTTTCTTTCCTTCTGCCCCGGCGCCTTGTCCGTCCACGCCAATGATCCGCAGCGGAAAGAAAAGGTGGAAAAAATGCGTAAGAAGGAAGTGCTTGTTTTGCTGACGACGACCATCCTCGAACGGGGCGTCACCTTCCCCGATATTGACGTGGCCGTAGTCGGAGCGGAGGACGATATTTTCACGGAAAGCGCCCTTGTCCAGATCTCCGGACGGGTGGGCAGGCATCCGGACTATCCGGACGGGGATGTCGTCTTTTTCCACTACGGGAAGACAAGGGCGATGATCGAAGCGAAAAAACACATCATGTGGATGAACCGGGAAGCGGAAAAAAGAAAACTTTTGAGCCGATATTAA
- a CDS encoding DegV family protein, with protein MKTAIVTDSTAYIPKDIREKLRIHMIPLSVVFGNESYQEEVEISIDDFYEKIRHSKVLPKTTQPSTGMFTELFERLAKDYDAVISIHLSSGISGTYQGAVTAGNMVDSIKVYPFDSEISCMAQGLIAIEAAEMALKGEEPETILRRLEQMRANMRAYFMVDDLSHLQRGGRLSGAQALIGSLLQVKPILHFQNKVIVPFEKVRTRKKAVSRIFELFGEDAKTGRPMKAVIIHGNREEEALKWKEELSALYPHVEFWISYFGPVIATHLGEGAMGLCWIKD; from the coding sequence ATGAAAACGGCCATCGTTACAGACAGCACCGCCTATATCCCGAAGGATATCCGGGAAAAATTGAGAATACACATGATTCCGTTAAGCGTTGTTTTCGGAAATGAAAGCTACCAGGAAGAAGTGGAGATTTCCATTGACGATTTTTATGAAAAAATCCGCCACTCGAAGGTTCTCCCGAAGACGACCCAGCCTTCGACGGGGATGTTTACGGAGTTGTTCGAAAGACTGGCCAAGGATTATGACGCGGTCATCAGCATCCATTTGTCCAGCGGGATCAGCGGGACATACCAGGGCGCCGTTACCGCCGGAAACATGGTCGATTCGATTAAGGTTTATCCCTTTGACTCGGAAATCAGCTGCATGGCCCAGGGGCTGATCGCGATCGAAGCCGCGGAGATGGCGTTGAAAGGGGAGGAGCCGGAAACCATTCTGCGGCGGTTGGAGCAAATGCGGGCCAACATGCGGGCCTATTTCATGGTGGACGATTTGTCCCATCTGCAAAGGGGAGGCAGGCTTTCCGGAGCCCAGGCCCTGATCGGAAGCCTTTTGCAAGTGAAACCGATCCTCCATTTCCAAAACAAAGTCATTGTTCCTTTTGAGAAAGTCCGCACCCGGAAGAAGGCGGTCAGCCGGATTTTTGAGCTTTTCGGGGAGGATGCGAAAACGGGGCGGCCGATGAAGGCGGTGATCATCCATGGCAACAGGGAGGAAGAGGCATTGAAATGGAAAGAGGAATTGTCCGCCCTGTACCCCCATGTGGAATTTTGGATCAGTTATTTCGGCCCGGTGATCGCCACCCATCTGGGCGAGGGAGCCATGGGCCTGTGCTGGATCAAAGATTGA
- a CDS encoding sensor histidine kinase codes for MGTKYLNPKIFDEILDKMVQTVDNSKKEIIYIGEQCRNDYQSILEELNRVKTILLETIREGDELEKKARHARKRLAEVSRQFNKYTEEEVREAYEYAHSLQVKLTVTRQFEKQLKERRDEMERRIAGLKEMIQRADNLVSQVNVVQNYLTGDLKSISDYIHDTSARQEFGLKIFEAQEEERKRLSREIHDGPAQMLANMMMRADFIEKIYTHKGMEEALKEIKELRKNARDALYEVRHIIYNLRPMALDDLGLVPVLKKYLNTIEDYHKKPKINFVYIGSEERLPSKMEAAVFRLIQESVQNALKHSEADTIEVKLEITGGKVNALVKDDGKGFDVNQIQQGTFGILGMKERVELLNGTFRIQSKIGEGTTVFIGIPIKEDG; via the coding sequence ATGGGAACAAAATATTTGAATCCCAAAATCTTTGATGAAATTCTCGATAAAATGGTGCAGACCGTCGATAACAGCAAGAAGGAAATCATCTACATCGGGGAGCAATGCCGGAATGACTATCAATCCATCCTGGAAGAGTTGAACCGGGTAAAAACGATACTGCTGGAAACGATCCGGGAAGGGGATGAGCTGGAGAAAAAAGCCCGCCATGCAAGGAAAAGATTGGCGGAGGTCAGCCGTCAATTCAACAAATACACCGAAGAGGAAGTACGGGAGGCCTATGAATACGCCCATTCCCTGCAAGTGAAGTTGACCGTCACCCGGCAATTCGAAAAACAATTAAAGGAAAGACGGGATGAAATGGAAAGGCGGATCGCCGGATTAAAGGAGATGATCCAAAGGGCGGACAACCTTGTCTCCCAAGTCAATGTCGTCCAAAATTATTTGACCGGCGATTTGAAAAGTATTTCCGATTACATCCATGACACGAGCGCCAGGCAGGAATTCGGCCTGAAAATTTTTGAAGCCCAAGAGGAGGAGCGGAAAAGGCTGTCCAGGGAGATTCACGACGGCCCGGCGCAAATGTTGGCCAATATGATGATGCGGGCGGATTTTATCGAAAAGATCTATACCCATAAAGGAATGGAAGAGGCTTTAAAAGAGATCAAGGAATTGCGGAAAAACGCCCGGGACGCCTTGTATGAAGTCCGCCACATCATTTACAATTTGCGCCCGATGGCATTGGACGATCTTGGGCTCGTCCCGGTTCTGAAAAAATATTTGAACACCATTGAGGATTACCATAAAAAACCGAAGATCAACTTTGTTTACATCGGAAGCGAGGAAAGATTGCCGAGCAAAATGGAGGCGGCCGTCTTCCGCCTCATTCAGGAATCGGTGCAAAACGCCCTGAAGCATTCGGAAGCCGACACGATCGAAGTGAAACTGGAAATTACCGGCGGCAAAGTGAACGCGTTGGTTAAAGATGACGGAAAAGGATTCGACGTCAACCAAATCCAGCAGGGAACCTTCGGGATTTTGGGCATGAAAGAACGGGTGGAATTGCTGAACGGGACATTTCGGATCCAATCCAAAATCGGCGAAGGGACGACGGTTTTCATCGGGATCCCGATCAAAGAGGACGGATGA
- the flgL gene encoding flagellar hook-associated protein FlgL has translation MRVTQSMLSHNMIRNLSTSYKRLEKLQNQLLTQKKITRPSDDPVVAMLGLSYRTDVNRIEQYQRNIGEVTNWLDTTDAALEEAVQVLQRIRELTVQAANGTYEENQRGFIGKEIEQLKEQLLLIGDTDIAGKYIFNGSKTNVRPNGTFATGDIEIEVFNGIRMKVNTDGQALFGDLFTGTGVLQRLINDLNDPAVPDDQLDDYIGEVQSVIDRFLAERANIGAKQNRVELMKDRLSKQEVFAKDVLSANEDVDVEKVIVELTTQESVHRAALAVGARIIQPTLVDFLN, from the coding sequence ATGCGGGTAACCCAATCCATGTTATCCCATAATATGATCCGGAACCTGTCGACGAGCTATAAGCGACTGGAAAAACTGCAAAATCAGCTGCTGACCCAGAAGAAAATTACCCGTCCGTCCGACGACCCGGTCGTGGCGATGCTCGGTTTGAGCTACCGGACGGATGTGAACCGTATTGAGCAGTATCAAAGAAACATCGGCGAGGTTACCAACTGGTTGGACACGACCGATGCCGCCCTGGAAGAGGCCGTCCAGGTGCTGCAGCGAATCCGGGAACTGACGGTGCAGGCGGCCAACGGGACGTATGAAGAAAATCAAAGGGGCTTCATCGGGAAAGAGATCGAGCAGCTGAAGGAGCAGCTCTTGCTGATCGGGGACACGGATATCGCCGGAAAATATATTTTTAACGGATCGAAAACAAATGTGCGGCCGAACGGGACGTTTGCGACGGGGGATATTGAAATTGAAGTCTTTAACGGCATCCGGATGAAGGTGAACACGGATGGGCAGGCCCTTTTCGGGGATCTGTTCACCGGCACGGGCGTCCTTCAACGGCTGATCAATGATCTGAACGATCCCGCGGTTCCGGACGACCAGCTGGACGACTATATCGGTGAGGTCCAATCGGTCATCGACCGTTTCCTGGCGGAGCGGGCCAACATCGGCGCCAAGCAAAACCGCGTCGAGCTGATGAAGGATCGCTTGTCGAAGCAGGAGGTCTTCGCCAAGGACGTTTTGTCCGCGAACGAAGATGTGGACGTGGAAAAGGTGATCGTGGAACTGACGACCCAGGAATCCGTCCATCGGGCGGCCCTTGCCGTCGGTGCCCGCATCATCCAGCCGACCCTCGTCGATTTCCTGAATTAA
- a CDS encoding TIGR03826 family flagellar region protein, with translation MNLLNCPKCGKLFVQNAGQELCRECFLEEEEAFQKVNNFLRDRKNRMATMMDIIENTGVSQDLIIKFIRKGRIQVIHFPNLAYPCSRCGKLIRKGNLCEDCINELRNDLEVFEKERERQEKLHLNTYYINRGPENMKK, from the coding sequence ATGAATCTGTTGAATTGCCCGAAATGCGGCAAATTATTTGTGCAAAACGCCGGCCAGGAACTTTGCCGGGAATGCTTTTTGGAAGAGGAAGAGGCCTTCCAAAAAGTCAACAATTTTCTTCGCGACCGGAAAAACCGGATGGCTACGATGATGGATATCATTGAAAACACGGGTGTAAGCCAGGATCTCATCATCAAATTTATCCGGAAAGGGCGGATTCAGGTCATCCATTTTCCCAACCTGGCCTATCCTTGCAGCCGCTGCGGAAAATTGATCAGGAAAGGGAACCTGTGCGAGGATTGCATAAACGAGCTGCGCAATGATTTGGAAGTTTTTGAGAAGGAACGGGAGCGGCAGGAAAAGCTGCATCTGAACACCTACTATATTAACAGGGGACCGGAAAACATGAAAAAATAA
- a CDS encoding ComF family protein encodes MPFFRSCDCLLCGSPFVPDIGWNTFFLGEAEEEVCRECRKKLVKPEGPLCPLCSRPLNKAGEKYRWGNRCRDCHFWEKSAKFRGVLEKNISLYEYNGFLQEVLYRFKYRGDYKIARAFSRDLKNAMKRLPFDAAVPIPLSEERLYERGFNQAEALIAEAGLEPLHALTRVHSEKQAKKSKTDRILLAGVFQLHPASGDVKGKTLLLVDDVYTTGSTVRHAARVLKEAGAQKILSLTVARS; translated from the coding sequence TTGCCTTTCTTCCGGTCCTGCGATTGTTTGTTGTGCGGTTCTCCCTTCGTCCCGGATATCGGTTGGAACACCTTTTTCCTCGGAGAAGCGGAGGAGGAAGTTTGCCGGGAATGCCGGAAAAAACTCGTGAAACCGGAGGGGCCCCTTTGCCCCCTCTGCAGCAGGCCGTTAAATAAAGCCGGGGAAAAATACCGCTGGGGGAACCGGTGCCGGGATTGCCATTTTTGGGAAAAAAGCGCAAAATTCCGCGGCGTCCTGGAAAAAAATATTTCTCTTTACGAATACAACGGCTTCCTCCAAGAGGTTCTGTACCGGTTCAAATACCGTGGGGATTATAAAATCGCCCGCGCCTTTTCCCGGGATCTGAAAAACGCGATGAAACGGCTTCCCTTCGATGCCGCCGTTCCGATCCCGTTGAGCGAAGAGAGGCTTTACGAGCGGGGATTTAATCAGGCGGAAGCGCTGATCGCCGAAGCCGGCCTTGAGCCGCTGCATGCCCTGACCCGGGTCCATTCGGAAAAACAGGCAAAGAAATCGAAAACGGACCGAATCCTTCTTGCCGGAGTTTTTCAGCTCCATCCGGCATCCGGGGATGTCAAGGGAAAAACCCTTTTGCTGGTCGATGACGTTTATACGACCGGCTCCACCGTGCGCCATGCGGCGCGGGTGCTGAAAGAGGCCGGAGCCCAAAAAATCCTTTCCCTGACCGTGGCAAGAAGTTAA
- a CDS encoding response regulator transcription factor, which produces MKTKILIIDDHQLYREGIKRILEFEEGFEIVGEGEDGTQVMSLVRRLKPDVVIMDINMPNMNGIEATRNLVRTFPNTKVIILSIHDDETYVSHALQTGASGYLLKEMDVEAMIEAVKVVAEGGCYLHPKVTNNLVKEYRRLMETIVNNNQGSGQRLNSYHVRRPYHLLTRRECEVLQLLAEGKSNKKIGEILYISEKTVKNHVSNILQKMNCVDRTQAVVEAIKRGWVEVG; this is translated from the coding sequence TTGAAAACGAAAATCCTCATCATTGATGATCATCAATTGTATCGGGAAGGCATTAAAAGAATTTTGGAGTTCGAGGAAGGATTTGAAATTGTCGGCGAAGGGGAAGACGGGACCCAAGTCATGTCCCTCGTCCGCCGGCTGAAGCCGGATGTCGTCATTATGGATATCAATATGCCGAATATGAACGGCATTGAAGCGACGAGAAACCTGGTGCGGACATTCCCCAATACGAAGGTCATCATCCTTTCGATCCATGACGACGAAACCTATGTCTCCCACGCCTTGCAAACCGGTGCCAGCGGTTATCTTTTAAAGGAAATGGATGTCGAGGCGATGATCGAGGCGGTAAAGGTGGTGGCCGAAGGTGGGTGCTATCTTCACCCGAAGGTCACCAACAACCTGGTGAAGGAATATCGCCGGCTGATGGAAACGATCGTTAACAACAACCAGGGAAGCGGCCAGCGGCTGAACAGTTATCATGTCCGCCGGCCGTACCATCTGTTGACGAGACGGGAATGCGAAGTTCTCCAATTGCTGGCGGAAGGAAAAAGCAACAAGAAGATCGGGGAAATTTTGTACATCAGCGAAAAAACGGTAAAAAACCACGTTTCCAACATTTTGCAAAAGATGAATTGCGTCGACCGCACCCAGGCGGTTGTCGAGGCGATCAAACGGGGCTGGGTGGAAGTCGGATGA
- a CDS encoding flagellar protein FlgN, with protein sequence MDVQGIIDILAKQTRIYEKLFQLAKEKTEAIKVNDIDTLNRITEQEQVHVAELQRLESERAGQMEKTAGGNGSLTLSELLQKADEKDLLQKTAEELTDILKKLKEANELNQELLYHSLQFIHFSLSLIQPGEPASGYGPGGNHKAPERRQSKPLLNTKV encoded by the coding sequence ATGGACGTGCAAGGGATCATCGACATATTGGCCAAACAAACGAGGATCTATGAAAAACTTTTCCAGCTGGCGAAGGAAAAAACGGAAGCCATCAAAGTGAACGATATCGATACCCTCAACCGGATCACCGAACAGGAACAAGTCCATGTGGCCGAGCTGCAACGATTGGAATCGGAACGGGCGGGACAGATGGAAAAGACGGCCGGAGGAAACGGTTCCCTGACGCTGTCGGAATTGTTGCAAAAGGCGGATGAAAAGGACTTGCTGCAAAAGACGGCGGAGGAATTAACCGACATTTTGAAGAAATTGAAAGAAGCGAATGAATTGAACCAGGAGCTTTTGTATCATTCCTTGCAGTTCATCCACTTTTCGTTAAGCCTCATCCAGCCGGGCGAACCGGCATCCGGATACGGTCCGGGAGGGAACCATAAGGCGCCCGAAAGACGGCAAAGCAAACCGTTGCTCAACACGAAAGTGTAA
- a CDS encoding YigZ family protein, producing the protein MLSCYYTVKGFGTDEIVIQKSRFIAYVDRAESEEKAYQFLQTIKKKHWDATHNCSAFIIGEHDQIQRANDDGEPSGTAGIPMLEVLKKRRLKNTVVVVTRYFGGIKLGAGGLVRAYSRAASSGIDAAGVVERKLMRIMHTFIDYSWLGKIENELRNSPYPIKDIRYFDRVEIETYVEEGQQDVFRQWMTEKTNGQALISEGETDYVEREIVNPK; encoded by the coding sequence GTGCTCTCCTGCTACTATACGGTCAAAGGATTCGGGACGGACGAAATCGTCATCCAGAAATCCCGTTTCATCGCTTACGTCGATCGCGCGGAAAGCGAAGAAAAGGCCTATCAATTTTTGCAGACCATCAAAAAGAAACATTGGGACGCCACCCATAATTGCTCCGCCTTCATCATCGGCGAACACGATCAGATCCAAAGGGCCAATGACGACGGCGAACCGAGCGGTACGGCGGGAATCCCGATGCTGGAAGTGCTGAAAAAGCGCCGCTTGAAAAATACCGTTGTCGTAGTCACCCGTTATTTCGGCGGCATTAAACTGGGGGCGGGCGGTTTAGTCCGGGCCTACAGCCGGGCGGCATCGTCGGGCATCGACGCCGCCGGGGTAGTGGAACGGAAATTGATGCGCATCATGCACACCTTCATCGATTACAGCTGGTTGGGGAAAATCGAAAACGAATTGAGAAATTCACCTTATCCGATAAAGGATATCCGCTATTTTGACCGGGTGGAAATTGAAACTTACGTCGAGGAAGGACAACAGGACGTTTTCCGCCAATGGATGACCGAGAAAACGAACGGGCAAGCGCTCATCAGCGAAGGCGAAACCGATTATGTGGAAAGGGAAATCGTGAATCCGAAATAG